The Euphorbia lathyris chromosome 4, ddEupLath1.1, whole genome shotgun sequence genomic interval atgacgtaagaaataattagaaaacacatgcaccgaatgtgtcataaatgacaggatctttgtcgattgatcatctcgaggtaaaacggctagttcaacgtataggatcaattcgaacctctataaataatggaagATTTCCCACTTAACTCTCTTTACACTCGAATTCTTTGGCATTAAAATCTTTCGCTCTCTAAATTCCAAAATCTCTCGAAAATCTCTGAGAAAATCATGTCAGACTCTCAGAATATCTCCGGTGGTGATTACGACAgaaatcactccgatgaaaaccctaagtctcctcctcagcaggaatatagcgagactcccaccaaagGACAatgtcagcatgaccaaacttcAAGTAAGAGTCCTcaagctgacctcgcaacctcttcgaaaaagaagaagaaaaagaaggacaagCAGCCCAATGAAAAGACTTTCCTTAAAGTCTAGAAAAGCGTTAAGAACCATGAAGTACTTCGCTATCGGTGGTTCTCTCCGAGCTTCGTAACGGCtgagcaaccgttctgtgaatggatctcgAAAAATGAATGGGCTGGACTCTTCTCCCTTCCTGGTAAagcctaccctaggttagtgagggaattctactccaatCTCCATGTTcacgaagaagatgctgaccatctggtaacccaTGTCAAAAGCCAGAAAATAACGATTACCCCACCTTATCTAGCAACCCTGCTAAACCTGCTAGCCAAAAGGAAAGAATTCAGGACTACAAAGGAGAAACTTGATCACACAGTGACGTTCTGTAAGCCGGCGGACCACAATGGGGAAATAGCTAGTACAtgcatgggtcagaatcaaaagatggctcactacctcctgattaactttatcttcccaaaaatcaactcagcatcatcagcttcaaacttcgagcggtgcttcatctggcacatggtgacctatcaaccactcaacatgccggtGTTTCTTGTCGGCGCACTTCAACGAAGTACTGGGAAACTCATGATGGGGTCCCTCATTACaaaaatccttgaagatcatcaaatagatCTGATTAATGAAACTGAGACTTGGCACTATACCATAAAACCCCTAATGCAACCAAATTTGAATTTGTTGCTTGAAAATTGATGCATTAAatgagtttattttgttttatttcaatAATGTTGCATTTTTGTTGCAATAATCTTCAAATTAGCAAAATTGTAAAAAATTATGcaacaaaaatattaattgttGCTTGTTATGTTGCTTTTAAGCAAGTTAATCCaacaatttgtttaaattgttacaaaaaaataaggtaaaccCGAGTAagcaacaaaattataattgttGCATTGACATTTAAGTGATcaaatgcaacaaaaataaagaaaaactaacaaatatataatgttgcaattaaaataacttattattttattaatatatataaatattaatattaatttttaagaacaattatataatattaatatatttgttccaaaaatatggacaatagcttgtgcagaagactgagtgagctctCTCGCATACCTCTGTCGAactctttggggaagtatcttggggttcctcttcacagtgatagggtttccaaagcctctttcaaggatattttggacaaaactaatggtttgtgtgctagctggaaagctaattctctttcccttgcaggtcgccttaccttgatccagtcagttaactgcgctgctccgaaccacatcatgcaggcctgtaagcttcctgagcctgtccttagtgacctggataagataaatcggcgtttcctgtggggtgagtctggagatgggagaaaggttcacctggtcccgtggaaggaagcttgccagcctaaaaacagggggggtcttggtattaggcaggcaaaggacaataataaagtcctgttaatgaaacttctttggagaatgtggcaatgcccctcctccctttgggtccgtctcttgtgcgggaagtatcggaaagatagaatctttggtggtccgaaggagagggttgttagctgttccttcctctggaaagggctcagtgccgtgtttgctgaattctgtacggggattggcctggaggtgggtaatggtagatctattagcttctggtatgacacctggattggtgataaaccgctgattgatgtgtgtaatgcccctccgtcggctgatctcctttcctcgaaaattgctgatgtggtggactcggggggagactggatctggtcaaagttcgactctttctttagtctggagacccttcttaacattagaggagtgaagattagcaatcaagaggaggataaggatagacattgttgggccttgacgaataatggtacttattcttgtaaatcggcctatgaagcttttacccctaatagggctgatcctcccttggagatttggaagtccatatggtccctcaagatcccttagcgtatcaggagcttcctttggctgggtatcaaagacaggctccttacgaatgcggataggcacagaaggcacttgactgagtctagtgcctgtagtagatgcagaggcaatgtggaaaccttgtgccatgccttgagggattgcccaaatagtaagaagatctgggaagggatcctccctcatcacatcctcccttccttcatggccttttctgaaagggactggttctctcaaggagccaaggggaacttgctggccaacatggagcacggtgccatcctctttgctattacttgtcaccaaatctggaagtggaggaatgaagaattatttgcgggtaaggctgtccttattcctgatttactgtttttcttctcgaagaagctctttgttattactcaaagctttgaaagagattcccttgttctcccctccccggataaagagatcctgctagttggctggagtaagcctagagaagggtttgctaagttgaatactgatggctcatgccttagcaatggcagaattgctgctggaggagttcttcgggatgctggtggcaattggatggcggggtttacccataacttggggacgggctcctccttttctgcggagctctggggtatcttgtcaggtattaaactcgccattcgcatgggtgttaaaaagctctcggtggaatctgataatctggaggctattaacaggatttcagatagccaggctgtttgtctgaagagccagaatctcatcaaagctattttgaggcttcgtcctgcctttgagtatcttaatttctcccatatttttagggagcaaaaccgcgtggcggatcgcttagcagctgctgggcatgggagaatgttaggtgtttctaccctctctgttcctccttcttttcttttgccttctctcctagaggataggattggggtcagccttcctagactgatcccggtgtaggttttttgttggttttgttttttttcctttcttttcttaccaaaaaaaaaaaataaatataatattaatttttggaaACAATTATATACAATAtacaatattaattttttattaatatataaacttggaaaagaaattttctaatttttatacacaaattttctttttacttttttttttatggtagTTTGCATAAATTAACTTgaatttatttctcaaaatattccCGTTACAAACATAATCTCATCAGgatgatttatatattttaatattaaaaataaataaattaatttattaaatttaatattattttattctcattaataatttattttttatcaaaataagttattttttgataaaaaaaacttatttttaagagtttattgaattttattttccattattctcattattttttttactataatttattttattaaaggaGAAACTTGATCACACAGGAAAAGATATTTTATTCtcactatttttttaaaataattagcCAAAAAAAGTTTTGAGGTTGCCTCCAACTTTTCCCTCCCTAAATATTTAAGTAATTCTCgttcatatataaataaaatgaaaaacattTATTAAAATGTAAGCATGGAGGATTGAACCTCTAACTAATTGAAACACCATTAAACACCTTAACCATCTGGACTCATTCTATTCGTTGTTAACCAGTCATTAATTATGTAACAAATATTAGAAATTTTAAACAATTAAAACTTAAAAGTAGCAGATGCAGAATTTTTTCTCTTGTTCCTATATCTCttgctttatttattttctagggTTCTAACTTCTATCGCCACtcttcttataaaaaaaaaaaaacttctatcGCCACTCCACTCCACTCCACTCCACTCCAtcgccacctccacctccacctccacctccacctcgcACACGCCGTTCGTATCTCCAGTCGTTCCACTCCTCACGGCGCCGGAAACAGGGAGCGGCTTCCCCTACTCGCTCTCCACTCCACCACCGCCTCCGCCTCCACCTCTCGATCTCCACCTCTTCTGCACAAAATCTAAACTCGGGTAAGTTTGTATTTGGTTATAGATGATTTGTGATGGttattgatttattttctccCTCAGTTTTTTGAAGTTTAACATTCAATACAAGGTGAATGGATGCATTAGCGGATCTTGCAGCCGGTGGGATTGTTGATGTGCTTTTAGCGTAAACCGGTGAAGGTATTGCCTAATgcgagcttttgaaatggttTGTGCAAGAGGTTAGTGACTGCgagtcttatgtaatatttctGGGAGTTCTGAAACTATTTCAATTCAAATAATTTTCTTCTGAATTTTGATTGATTAGTTCTCAAGAGAAGCatgaaaatttatattttttctatcATAAGTTAATATTTGGGaaataaaaaaacacataaGAAGATTCCATGCTTACTCTTTGATATGCTCTCTTCAAAATTACAAGGGGAGACTAAGCAGCTTCGCATTTCCCAGGCCCTTTCTTCCTTCATTTCTCTGCAATCAGGTACCTTAATTTCCTACAATTTTCCAAAAGAAGATTTTACATAGAAAATTCCATCatcatatagaaaaaaaaatatcagtTACAGATTAATTTCCCTCTTATGAACTTGAAAGCAATGTTGTCAAACCAAGCAAAATATGGTTTTTGGAATTGCCATTATATTTTTCTTTGGCATCCCCGAATTGAAATTGACAACATTTAGGAATTAGAATATTCAAAGTGCAAAAGTCTACAAATATCATTTTCACCAATTCAACAGATCTCATGCTGTCAAGGCTTAAAGAGCGGACTGTAACCAATTCAATTGGGACATCTCCACAAAGTAGAAGTGGGAGGTCATCAGTTCAACACCCAATCTCTTCAAATTTcatgtttgtaaaaaaaagagTGTAATGTAAATGTAATTTGTTCACTGCCACAAAATAGAGTATTTTGTATGATAACTTCCCTTAACTGAATTCATTGTCCCGGAGAGACCAAAATGAGAAGGAGTGGAGGCATTCTTAATTCCTTATGCAACATTTATGAATTACTAAGACATAGAGTCCTAATTTTTTTGTGGAGTCATCATCACTCAAGTCTCCTAGAGATATCAATAGCTAGAGATCTAAGGATAACTTTGTCCCTGAAATTGGTTGAAATATTTATAGCTAACGATTCATGTAGTTTGGTCATGACTTGGTTCTTGCATATCCTATTTagctttttaaaattttatctgAAGCATGATAATGGAATGATGATCAGGTAATGGATCTTTGAAGAGTTCAGTAGTAGTTAGGATTAAGAATTACTGACGTAGAGATAGTTTTATATCATTATAGAGTGCTACAACATTGAAATTTTATATTGAGTTAAAATTTTCACTTTACCTTGTGAACAAATGATTGtagatatagtttgaagttgtAAAGCACCAAAAATGAGTAATTACTGGTTATGGTATTAATTTTATGTCTTTATAGAGTGCCCAAAAAACAGAACTGGTCGAGGTCTATTACAAAACAGGATTTGTTCTGTTAACCGGTCCAGGTATGCTACAGAACAGGACAAGTTCTGTTACAGAACATGACATGGTAATAAGAACAAGTCAGTTATTCATCATGAAATATGGTCAGACTTTCTGAACTTCTCATTTGGTGATATTATTAGAAAGATTAACCATTTGCAAGAGATTGCACTCATTTCTGTGCACCTGAAAGCTTTACTAATTATATGGTTTAGGAACTGGGGCTGATCTGATCAAGACTGAAATTGAATATGCATCATTGCTATTTTCATAAGGTGTATCTAGAACAATGACATAATAATGTCAAGGCCCTTTGTTTTGATTTGTAACTAAtggctgataggggtcaaaaacccctatctttgggtacggttttaagacggtttttagagttatttggctaataagcgagcaattctcgcatttaaatgcttttgtgtgagttagttaggaattgagaacattctatttacttttcgtcgtttaggctcgttttgtaatcaatttaggcaaatacggccgaaatatcatgcgtattagaattccgttatcttttgaagctaattggtccgtcaaaagtcgcaccaaacgaagcatttgcttaaaataagcgattgacggatcaatttggcttttggactaatgttttccggagtttttatgcatgtgcaggtgtgaagtcggacgaaaaaggtcgcggaactcatcgagcttggatcgagcgcgcttcgggcgaaaacgctcggcgagcagggccccacgggccatttctgctcgccgagcaggcctttggaggtctgctcgccgagcaggccaccaggcgcctgctcggcgcgagcagccctgctcacTGAGCAGTcctacgggaattggtcaaaaagaccaattctgcccccacgaagccacgttcggccccacgtcttcctacaccaactaggatacgaaaataggtcaaaacgaggcccgagacgcgtctataaataggaattttcaattgtaaattaaatatcttttacttttgtaattagcttagcttccaccttgagaaatcctctccacctcctccatatccttcaaacctccattgaagataccttcgaagctccgttcaccgaggattactcaaactccatccttaaatcctagaaagacgcctgcattggtagacaggttccctgaaagggatttttcttcttttatattctgtctagcctctgatacatgctatgaattctaggtttattgtaacttcgtgacaatacattcatctttgatatataatatagtttttgttcattcaattgttttgatgttttaatctttgtctcacgctttgtctgattggtttaactcattcgataatcccaaaattaggttggcacatattgcgagctgaatctgacctagtcagtacttataggattgacgaccctatagaagattaagcccaaattactgagccttagagctagtttcggccttacaagggaatcacgaactagggactttaggaggataggtcgggttaatcgccttggacacaagcgacttagtttcaattcaattgcttaaacattctatcattgttatcatcgtattccttcatgttcattcagttaattgctttggtaaaagatcaattaggggtagagtaacttagttaggcgtagaataacttagataatttagttagaattagataacttagctagaattagataacttagttagaattagataacttagctaggattagcataattcaacctaggagtagattaattaaacaaaccaaactcaaaccccctaagcctagatgacatccgagatcgagtagcttgatacttgcagaaataaatcctgtggacgataacctggacttaaaccagaaatttattacttgataacgacggggtacacttatcccttagtgaggattCTCCGGAATCCGCATCAATGGCAGGACATAAGCATATGAGCATCAAGAGTAACTTATATTTTCCTTCTCCGGTGTTAGTTCATTTCCCTTGTATTTATCATATTGTAATAAATGGTTTGAAGTGTTTTGGATAAAGATGAATATTCTGTTGAACCACATTCTATCTAAATCACTTTCCTATTGTGTAATCATGCTACTGATTTAATTATTGTTGCTACATCATTTCcttctcttttattttcttttggttgTAGGCGTCCATATACAAGTATTGTTTAAAAAAGTCTATCCTTTTAGTTCTCCCTCCTGCAATTGACAGGCCTATCTGATGGAGACATGAAACCATTGGGTTTGCTTATTAAGGCTGCAAAACTTGTGGATGAAATCTTTTACCAGCAGGTATATTAATCTCTGTGATTCTCGTTTGTTGATAGACATTTGCATCGAAGTagactataattttttttataagctGTTGCTATATCTCTGCATTTTAACCATTTCTATGCTGGATTTGCACCTTGTGGTTGACttaaaattttgaatatatTCTTGAATGGATCTGTTAATAAACAAATTTATCGTATTCTGATTAAAATAGAACTTTGATTTTTCCTTATTTTGTATAAAATTTGAACTCGAAATTTTTtcctttgttcgtttggatgCCTTCTCCTTTTCTATTGATTTATGTGTAGTCACCATCTTTAAACTGTTCGTTTGTTGTCATGACTGAAGCTTTTGACTAGTTGTAGGCGCCTTACTGAGTTGGCTTTATTATGCTGCCAAAGGATTAGCAATCGTGCTCTTCTAGAAATGGGAAATCGATGTAAGTTCTTGCAGGCTCTTCTTCTAGTGCCAGATTGCACAATATCTGTCATTCTTTTTCATGAAAGGTGTTAGATTGCAACATCGCATATTGCACTTTAAGTGCTTGATTTAGAAAgtaataggaaaaaaaattccAGTCTTTCTTGATTTAGGTGTGTTGAGTATTTATAATTTCTCTGCTTGCATTTGTAGATAATTGGGTACTCCTTTGGCACAAAGGAGGCTCTTGGTTTTGCACGTTCATGTCTTTTGTGGCTCAGGTAAAATCTATAAGATATGCAATTAGGGGAAAAAGATGAAACTGCAGACTCGTTTTTTTTACTTGATCAATTCATATTCAATTTGTAGCTTGCAGATGTAGCACATTCATGCTGCTGTATCCACTATTATCATTCATTATCTGTAAACCAAAGCTTGCAGATTAATATTCTTATGTTCTTATTACATGATTGAACTTTTCAATCGACCTGAATAAATGTTTAGTTTATTCTTCTTCTGGTAAAGCAAATGTTCTGAATTTTCTTGCTTGTCTATTTTCAGCTGTCAATGAGTACAAACTATCTCTCCAGTTCCAAAACTTAAATGGGGAAAATAGAAACATGCATATGGAGGTGCACTTCCAATGTCTCGTTTTTGCCTGGATTTTACTTTCTTCTTTATTGCTTCACATGTTTCAAGAAACTTTTGTGCAGGTTATCACGAGTGGTAAAAGAGTTAATGTTTTAATATATGATATTGTGGTTGAAAATGTATTCTTCTTAACAGTGACCAGATAGGTATTTCTTATTTGTGATATGGGTTTTACAATTTCTACACGTGTTGATAGTCTAAATGTGTCTTCATATTCCTGCTGATGGAATTTTAGCTACTGGTCAGTCTCTTCCCATTGATGAATCTAACATGATTGGGAAAGCAAGATAGTAAGGGTTCTTTGCATATTCTATTTTGAGTCATAAGTGCTATTTCTGCAGGTTTACAAGAATTCCTGTGGCGGTAtggtaaatatataatataatttgtaCATTATTATAATATGATTTCATAATGAGAATTTGCAATTGACGTGAGTTATACGTCAATTCTTTTACGGGATGATGATGGGGAAGATAACAATGAGTAAGATAACGAGTGATATCAATGAAAGATTGTCGTTTCTTAGAATTTGAAAACTATGTATTGGACATATATTATGATActctatttatttttgtaagagaTTGTGTATGTATATGTTTTGGATCATTGTTTAGaagtatatttattatatttcagATTATACTTTTCGAAATTAGTCAAAATTTGCATTTATTACAGGTTTAAATTATTCAAAAGAAATGCAACAAAAAAGATGCAGATTGCAATTGTTGCAAAATTCAATTATAAATGTTGCAAAAAGCTATCAAATATGTTGCACTTCCAGTTAAAATTGTTGCAAAAACTAATAAATATGTTGCAGATGCCAGTTAAATTGTTGTAATTTTAACTAATTTTGTTGCAAATTCGAACTAAAATTGTTGCAAATTCATAACATTTGTTGCAAATAGTAATATAAATGTTGCAATAAAAGTAGTATTCGTGTTGCAGAAACTATTAAAATTgttgcaaaattaaataaattagttGCATTTGATTTAATGCAACAATAATAACATGTtgcattattttgtaaatttgttgattcta includes:
- the LOC136226615 gene encoding calcium-transporting ATPase 8, plasma membrane-type-like; protein product: MKSFTSSCRRLTELALLCCQRISNRALLEMGNRSVNEYKLSLQFQNLNGENRNMHMEVITSGKRVNVLIYDIVVENVFFLTVTR